One genomic window of Fusarium verticillioides 7600 chromosome 2, whole genome shotgun sequence includes the following:
- a CDS encoding ferrochelatase, translated as MALRRSGGQLCKSISQASSHRLALPQIATQKRYLATPVHPVTQDATGSKGPTAMVFLNMGGPSTTDEVGAFLSRLFADGDLIPLGPLQNYLGPLISKRRTPKIIKQYSAIGGGSPIRKWSEYQNAEMCKILDKISPETAPHKPYVAFRYADPLTEEMYEQLLKDGFGNGKGGRAVAFTQYPQYSCSTTGSSLNELWKWRHRLEGKTNKESGDGTITWSVIDRWPNHSGLVEAFAQNIETKLAEYPEERRKDVVLLFSAHSLPMSVVNRGDPYPAEVAATVYAVMQRLGFSNPYRLCWQSQVGPSAWLGPQTSDSVEHYISKGQKDLVLIPIAFTSDHIETLYELDQEVIGDSGHPETVKRVESLNGSPVFIQALADIAKEHLAAGQACSKQMGLRCPGCKSERCAESKRFFASQQAGLA; from the exons ATGGCTCTACGAAGATCTGGAGGCCAGCTCTGCAAGAGCATTTCACAGGCCAGTTCGCATCGACTTGCGCTACCCCAAATCGCTACTCAGAAGCGATATCTAGCCACTCCCGTCCATCCTGTCACTCAAGATGCTACTGGATCGAAGGGCCCTACGGCTATGGTCTTCCTCAACATGGGAGGACCTTCGACTACCGATGAGGTTGGCGCCTTTTTGAGCCGTCTTTTT GCCGACGGCGATCTAATTCCTCTCGGCCCTCTACAAAACTATCTCGGTCCATTGATTTCGAAGAGGCGAACACCCAAAATCATCAAGCAATACTCTGCCATCGGTGGAGGATCACCAATCCGAAAGTGGTCTGAATACCAAAACGCCGAGATGTGTAAGATCTTGGACAAGATCTCGCCCGAGACTGCGCCTCACAAGCCCTACGTCGCTTTTCGATACGCGGACCCATTGACCGAGGAAATGTACGAGCAGCTGTTGAAGGACGGCTTTGGAAATGGAAAAGGTGGCCGCGCTGTCGCATTCACACAATATCCTCAGTACTCGTGCTCAACAACAGGTAGTAGCTTGAACGAGCTATGGAAGTGGAGGCACCGGCTTGAAggcaagaccaacaaggaGTCCGGTGACGGTACCATTACCTGGAGTGTAATCGACCGTTGGCCTAACCACAGTGGATTGGTCGAGGCTTTTGCCCAAAACATCGAGACTAAGCTTGCGGAATACCCTGAGGAGCGAAGGAAGGATGTTGTGCTGCTCTTCTCTGCGCATAGTCTGCCCATGTCTGTCGTTAACCGAG GTGATCCTTACCCTGCTGAAGTTGCGGCCACTGTCTACGCTGTCATGCAGCGCCTCGGTTTCTCCAACCCTTACCGACTGTGCTGGCAGTCTCAGGTCGGCCCGTCGGCCTGGTTAGGACCTCAAACCTCGGACAGTGTAGAGCACTACATATCCAAGGGTCAGAAGGATCTGGTGCTTATCCCCATCGCTTTCACATCCGACCATATTGAAACTTTATATGAGTTGGATCAAGAAGTCATCGGCGACAGTGGTCACCCCGAAACTGTCAAGCGGGTTGAGTCTCTGAACGGCAGTCCTGTCTTTATTCAAGCTCTCGCCGACATTGCCAAGGAGCACCTGGCAGCAGGTCAGGCTTGCTCGAAGCAGATGGGTCTTCGATGTCCTGGATGTAAGAGCGAGAGATGTGCGGAGTCGAAACGATTCTTTGCAAGCCAGCAGGCTGGCCTCGCTTAA
- a CDS encoding kinetochore protein SPC24, giving the protein MLLSEEPATLIHHTIENFNIAPDKLAVSRVTESLSTLQQARDLRVREAESSLKKLSRQLATHTSRHDDLVASHSSADHASNIARLDTLKFRTAKAAADAETDAERLALTAADLKARLRELELQGVEGDAAANARRRDPVDDEVLLRLKVYRSLGIDIERDERDGEWSKAVIRNDRKGDVHVVNMDKKFSRFFYANYFWQTL; this is encoded by the exons ATGTTGCTCTCCGAAGAACCCGCGACT CTTATTCATCATACTATCGAAAACTTCAACATCGCACCAGACAAACTTGCCGTCTCTCGTGTTACAGAGTCACTTTCGACACTCCAACAAGCTCGCGATCTTCGCGTTCGTGAGGCGGAGTCCtcactgaagaagctctctcGTCAGCTCGCAACACACACATCGCGACATGACGATCTCGTTGCGTCCCACTCGTCAGCAGATCACGCGTCCAACATCGCACGTCTAGACACATTGAAATTTCGTACCGccaaagctgctgctgatgctgaaaCTGACGCTGAACGCCTTGCTCTAACGGCCGCTGACCTCAAGGCTCGTCTTCGCGAGCTGGAGCTTCAGGGCGTGGAGGGCGATGCGGCAGCTAATGCCCGACGCAGAGACCCagttgatgacgaggttCTGCTGAGGCTCAAGGTGTATAGAAGCCTGGGCATCGACATTGAGAGGGACGAGAGGGACGGTGAGTGGTCCAAGGCTGTTATTCGGAATGATCGCAAAGGGGACGTGCATGTTGTCAACATGGATAAGAAGTTCTCGCGATTCTTTTACGCAAACTACTTCTGGCAGACTCTCTAA
- a CDS encoding peanut-like protein 1 (cell division control like protein 1): MASPGSESPALAPSASPANVPSQAPPPTDNRNIVRRKLTGYVGFANLPNQWHRKSVRKGFNFNVMVVGESGLGKSTLVNTLFNTSLYPPKERKGPSLDIIPKTVTIQSISADIEEAGVRLRLTVVDTPGFGDFVNNDESWRPIVDNIEQRFDSYLDAENKVNRMNIVDNRIHACVFFIQPTGHSLKPLDIEVMRRLHTKVNLIPVIAKADTLTDEEIAAFKSRILADIKHHGIQIFEGPRYELDDEETIAENNEIMSKVPFAVVGANNEITSADGRKIRGRAYPWGIIEVDNEEHCDFVKLRQMLIRTHMEELKEHTNNQLYENYRTDKLLAMGVSQDPSVFKEVNPAVKQEEERALHEQKLAKMEAEMKMVFQQKVAEKESKLKQSEEELYARHKEMKEQLDRQRLELEDKKQRVESGRPLEKEGKRKGFSLR; this comes from the exons ATGG CTTCTCCCGGCAGCGAATCTCCAGCGTTGGCTCCTTCTGCCTCGCCCGCCAACG TTCCATCCCAGGCACCTCCCCCGACGGACAACAGAAACATTGTCCGTAGAAAGCTTACTGGCTATGTCGGTTTTGCTAACCTACCCAACCAATGGCACCGAAAGAGTGTTCGTAAAGgattcaacttcaacgtgATGGTTGTTG GTGAGTCTGGCTTGGGCAAGTCTACTCTCGTCAACACTCTGTTCAACACCTCCCTGTACCCCCCCAAGGAGCGCAAGGGACCTAGCCTCGACATTATTCCCAAGACTGTTACTATCCAGTCCATTAGTGCCGACATTGAGGAGGCAGGTGTTCGTCTCCGCCTGACCGTTGTCGATACACCAGGCTTCGGCGATTTCGTCAACAACGACGAGTCCTGGCGCCCTATcgtcgacaacatcgagcAGCGATTCGACTCTTACTTGGATGCTGAGAACAAGGTTAACCGCATGAACATTGTTGACAACCGTATTCACGCATGTGTCTTCTTTATTCAACCCACCGGCCACTCCCTGAAGCCTCTTGACATTGAGGTCATGCGCCGACTCCATACCAAGGTCAACCTGATCCCCGTTATCGCTAAGGCTGATACCCTTACCGACGAGGAGATTGCTGCCTTCAAGTCACGA ATTCTCGCcgatatcaagcatcatggcATCCAGATCTTCGAGGGACCTCGATacgagcttgatgatgaggagacgaTCGCTGAGAACAACGAGATCATGTCCAAGGTTCCCTtcgctgttgttggtgcCAACAACGAGATCACAAGCGCCGATGGTCGCAAGATTCGCGGTCGCGCATACCCTTGGGGTATCATTGAGGTCGATAACGAGGAGCACTGCGATTTTGTCAAGCTTCGACAAATGCTCATTCGAACACACATggaggagctcaaggagcacaccaacaaccaactCTACGAGAACTACCGTACTGACAAGCTGCTCGCCATGGGCGTGTCGCAAGACCCCAGCGTTTTCAAGGAGGTCAACCCTGCTGTcaagcaggaggaggagcgtGCCCTGCACGAGCAGAAGCTAGCCAAGATGGAGgccgagatgaagatggtctTCCAACAGAAGGTagcagagaaggagagcaagctcaagcaaTCCGAAGAGGAACTGTACGCCCGCCacaaggagatgaaggagcaACTCGACCGCCAACGACTGGAgctcgaggacaagaagcagcgcgTCGAAAGCGGACGGCCACTAGAGAAGGAAGGCAAGCGAAAGGGTTTCTCTCTTCGCTAa
- a CDS encoding ATP-dependent DNA helicase 2 subunit 1 encodes MATAGGRIDSSSILTPPSAPVSGSQWRGAQVTPTKCQLNTARPLTSSIKSVAPPSPTCAFVSPQTLGQRRPKIPSATLVTSSPQKEPGADEYNSKLLRLARRRPACGQRETMADFLASLGLGGAQTSAASSNSQCDSVEELQLKLRSILDAKATTTRAEHVALTIELRATVRFQLPVSESENGTLESLNNIDPSLRGAQSVGMNGNRDEGQLSRVVFANDTLMNQPQDDPTLQRSVAKHIISTISSTDGSTWTVREVSRGTQGWTFTYLCKDSYQQWTRQNAKNQTKTIVGEFSQREPDPVLHARPAFDCRGSIAIAFNRGSRSITVKYDHTPLHKTVAELAAHFKPAPRQLGPGAQRLLEQQQKAKEKMPRKPRGEKKDKKERKKRDSTVKAQDENGNPRKRKKKNNGASQPADSVDGPMIPPDYPGAPAIDGQNQGGPSYMNGGEASGNTGQQGFNDYPQGLMGDTTTNGTSSQQANGQMASAAFPVNVSAAEAARRKEAATIMLSNAGVDPTTLSPEQFGIFANQAPELQRESLNMLVKYGAERLRIVHPGNKDGSTQASSSTQSSQTTSTGPRTTKELVPQSSAQSNVNTDTETAVAQAADDTSTPKRKRNKMGKSRTACFACKARKTKCPRERPICTECADHGTACEYALQKPRNRATKPKKSEAIVVVDDDDDDDDDDGDEEDEEVEQQEDAEGEGSEQEDEQQDTSQDYSYPQMNIGNMVTDTDATTQDTQPTQSNYYQPASGLVLPQPDPYSTSSQAMSTSVPQRGNYSHNLPEVTQPMVHPAPPIPAPAGTIAPSETRRWTAFGSGSVGGSSTTSKTRRSLPSKPSQASAQNMPANPQPSDWDQTSNTTMPATTMASVSPQMTYDTRSSGRTRQKNQSLTNDTPQQASAVPNTVMQQAQARQSPVAAAAMMAQTRKSPYQQAAVPRTTSRTSQRNQSRTPVTDQARGSTHYDTSHMSSGSGYNDYGRYSSTSTSGSHQPPTTTSTSYQSTPSTANQWSSSSSRNDRSYGTNPSYRTPNIYAQTTASKPTAASRQNFNIRSNTQQHTRASSGSYNQQQPQQQEGYASYSGSAHPSQQAQISNQQQPPSWYFQNSHNPSVHPGGQSSGYNYEPWSGV; translated from the exons ATGGCGACTGCAGGCGGGAGGATAGATTCATCCTCTATACTCACACCCCCTTCAGCACCCGTTAGTGGCTCTCAGTGGCGAGGCGCTCAAGTCACGCCCACTAAATGTCAGCTAAACACTGCACGGCCCCTTACCTCATCTATCAAATCCGTAGCTCCACCATCACCCACCTGCGCGTTCGTGAGCCCGCAAACGCTAGGACAGCGTCGTCCAAAGATCCCATCCGCAACACTTGTCACCTCATCACCTCAGAAGGAACCTGGTGCTGACGAGTATAACTCAAAATTATTGCGTTTGGCGCGACGCCGGCCAGCTTGCGGGCAACGAGAAACCATGGCCGATTTCCTCGCAAGCCTCGGTCTTGGCGGCGCGCAGACGTCCGCTGCGTCAAGTAACTCGCAATGCGATTCGGTCGAGGAGCTCCAGCTCAAACTACGAAGCATTCTGGATGCCAAGGCGACAACCACACGGGCCGAACATGTGGCTTTAACGATCGAATTGAGAGCCACGGTACGATTTCAGTTGCCTGTGTCTGAATCGGAGAACGGGACACTCGAGAGCCTAAACAACATCGATCCGTCACTGCGAGGAGCGCAATCTGTGGGAATGAATGGCAATCGGGATGAAGGACAGCTATCGCGCGTGGTATTTGCCAATGATACGCTCATGAATCAACCCCAAGACGATCCGACGCTTCAACGATCGGTCGCAAAACACATCATTTCGACAATCAGCTCAACCGATGGGAGTACCTGGACCGTTCGAGAGGTATCGCGCGGTACACAGGGTTGGACTTTTACATATTTGTGCAAGGACTCGTATCAGCAATGGACTCGACAGAATGCAAAGAACCAAACGAAAACAATAGTAGGAGAGTTCAGTCAGAGAGAGCCTGACCCAGTTCTGCATG CTCGGCCTGCCTTTGACTGTCGAGGATCGATCGCGATTGCCTTTAACCGTGGCAGTCGCTCCATCACCGTGAAATACGACCATACTCCTTTGCACAAAACAGTTGCAGAGCTGGCCGCCCACTTCAAGCCTGCTCCTCGTCAACTGGGACCAGGCGCGCAGAGACTTCtagagcagcagcagaaggcaaaggagaagatgccgaggaAACCTAGAGgcgagaagaaagacaagaaggagCGAAAGAAGCGGGACTCTACAGTAAAGGCGCAAGATGAGAACGGTAATCCCCGGAaacgaaagaagaaaaacaatgGAGCATCTCAACCAGCGGACTCAGTAGACGGGCCGATGATCCCTCCAGATTATCCTGGGGCACCAGCAATCGATGGGCAAAACCAAGGGGGCCCATCGTATATGAACGGCGGAGAAGCGTCCGGCAATACTGGGCAGCAAGGGTTCAACGATTATCCTCAAGGGTTGATGGGGGACACAACGACGAATGGAACTTCGTCTCAGCAGGCAAACGGCCAGATGGCTTCAGCTGCTTTCCCAGTTAATGTCtcagcagctgaagcagcacGTCGAAAAGAAGCAGCCACGATAATGCTCAGCAACGCTGGTGTCGATCCCACCACATTGTCTCCTGAGCAGTTTGGTATCTTCGCCAATCAAGCACCAGAGTTGCAACGCGAGTCACTGAACATGCTTGTCAAATATGGTGCAGAACGCCTCCGCATTGTCCATCCCGGCAACAAGGATGGGTCAACACaggcaagctcttcaacacagAGCAGCCAAACAACTTCAACTGGACCTAGAACTACCAAAGAGCTAGTGCCACAGTCAAGTGCTCAGAGCAACGTGAACACAGATACTGAGACAGCAGTGGCTCAGGCTGCTGACGACACTTCCACTCCTAAGCGtaagaggaacaagatggGCAAGTCGAGAACAGCCTGTTTCGCATGTAAGGCACGGAAAACAAAG TGCCCGAGGGAGAGGCCAATCTGCACCGAGTGTGCGGATCATGGGACTGCATGTGAATATGCGCTACAGAAACCAAGAAACAGGGCAACAAAACCCAAGAAGTCTGAGGCAatcgttgttgttgatgatgatgatgatgatgatgacgacgatggtgatgaggaggatgaagaggtaGAGCAGCAGGAAGATGCCGAGGGAGAGGGTTCTGAACAGGAAGATGAACAACAAGACACTTCACAGGACTATTCATACCCTCAGATGAATATCGGAAACATGGTCACCGACACTGATGCAACAACTCAAGATACCCAGCCCACACAGAGCAACTACTACCAGCCTGCTTCCGGGCTAGTTCTTCCTCAGCCAGACCCTTACTCGACCAGCTCTCAAGCAATGAGCACATCGGTCCCGCAGAGAGGTAACTACTCTCATAACCTGCCAGAAGTGACACAACCCATGGTCCACCCGGCCCCCCCTATCCCAGCTCCTGCTGGTACGATCGCGCCCTCTGAAACAAGGCGATGGACCGCCTTTGGTAGCGGTAGTGTTGGTGGAAGTAGCACCACTAGCAAGACACGAAGAAGTCTTCCGTCCAagcccagccaagccagtGCGCAAAACATGCCTGCAAACCCACAGCCATCAGACTGGGATCAAACTTCCAACACGACTATGCCTGCAACAACAATGGCGTCCGTCTCTCCGCAGATGACATACGACACACGCTCAAGTGGGAGGACTCGAcagaagaaccagagcctAACGAATGATACCCCCCAACAAGCTTCAGCAGTTCCTAACACGGTCATGCAGCAGGCTCAAGCACGTCAATCGCCCGTCGCTGcggcagccatgatggcgcAGACCCGCAAATCTCCTTATCAACAGGCTGCGGTTCCTCGCACGACTTCTAGAACAAGCCAGCGAAACCAGTCTCGCACACCTGTAACTGACCAGGCACGAGGCAGCACTCATTATGATACATCACACATGTCCAGTGGTTCTGGCTATAATGACTATGGGCGTTACAGCAGTACTAGCACCAGCGGAAGCCATCAACCACCGACGACCACGAGCACATCTTACCAGAGTACTCCTTCCACTGCAAACCAGTGGTCTAGTTCTTCGAGTCGAAACGATCGCTCATACGGCACCAACCCATCATATCGAACACCTAATATTTACGCACAAACAACAGCGTCTAAGCCAACGGCGGCATCCCGCCAGAACTTTAACATACGTTCAAACACACAACAGCATACTCGTGCTAGCAGTGGTTCATAcaaccagcagcaaccacagcagcaggaggGTTACGCATCATACTCTGGATCTGCACACCCAAGCCAACAGGCTCAAATATCAAACCAGCAACAGCCGCCTAGTTGGTACTTCCAAAACTCTCACAACCCTTCTGTTCATCCTGGGGGCCAGTCATCTGGCTATAACTATGAGCCATGGTCAGGCGTTTAG
- a CDS encoding mitochondria fission 1 protein, whose product MVGIQTKFNYAWGLVKSNQRNDQQLGVRLLSDIFRISPERRRECLYYLALGNYKLGNYGEARRYNDLLLDKEPANLQASNLRQLIDDKVAREGLMGVAILSGVGVAAGVVGAFILRNARKR is encoded by the exons ATGGTTGGCATCCAGACCAAGTTCAACTACGCCTGG GGCCTCGTCAAGTCCAACCAGCGAAACGACCAGCAGCTCGGTGTGCGCCTTCTCTCGGATATCTTCCGCATCTCCCCCGAACGTCGCCGCGAATGTCTCTACTATCTTGCCCTTGGCAACTACAAGCTCGGCAACTACGGCGAAGCGCGTCGTTACAAcgacctccttcttgacaaggaGCCTGCCAACCTTCAAGCATCCAACCTACGCCAACTGATCGATGACAAGGTTGCCCGCGAGGGGCTGATGGGTGTCGCTATTCTgagtggtgttggtgttgcggCCGGTGTGGTAGGAGCATTTATCCTGAGGAATGCTAGGAAGAGGTAG
- a CDS encoding ATP-dependent DNA helicase 2 subunit 1, protein MADKQPWRKEDEDEEEQELDENNYKAQKDAILLAIDVSKSMLEPPPPSDSKKADRDSPVQAALKCAYHLMEQRIISNPKDMMGILLFGTKKSKFQGSVDGRSGLGYPHCYLFTDLDVPAAEDVQALKTLVEDGEDEDEVLIPSDEPVSMSNVLFCANQIFTTKAANFGSRRLFIVTDNDNPHASDKQVKSAAAVRAKDLYDLGILIDLFPISRGDEKFDLHKFYDDVIYRDPLGEANMTEVRTSKSGDGLTLLNSLISNVNSKQTAKRALFSNLPFEIAPGLRISVKGYNIVHRQTPARTCYIWLDGEKPQIATSETTRIAEDSARTVEKAEIKKAYKFGGEYVYFSPDEQKSLKDFGSPIIRIIGFKPRSLLPVWASTKKSTFIFPSEEDYVGSTRVFTALWQKLLKDDRMGVAWCITRANAQPMLAAIIPSRERSDDSSGTPYLPAGLWIYPLPFQDDLRNINPPNEVLRSSGELTTQMRTIIQQLQLPKAMYDPFKYPNPALQWHYRILQALALEEEVPEKADDATEPKYKAISKRAGGYLEEWSESLEEESGKVANKRSTKRETDDEDMERPVKKSRGSSEKATGSSFSMAQLKAAIEGGTIQKMTVVQLKDILATKGLSTAGRKVELIERIEEWIEESS, encoded by the exons ATGGCCGATAAACAGCCTTGGcgaaaagaagacgaagatgaggaggagcaagaaCTCGATGAGAAC AACTACAAGGCACAGAAAGACGCCATCTTGCTTGCAATCGATGTCAGCAAATCTATGTTAGAGCCACCGCCGCCTTCGGATTCCAAAAAGGCAGATCGCGACAGCCCTGTCCAGGCGGCATTAAAATGCGCCTATCATCTCATGGAGCAACGCATCATTTCTAACCCCAAGGACATGATGggcattcttctttttggaACGAAGAAATCAAAATTCCAGGGCTCTGTAGATGGTCGCAGTGGTCTAGGTTACCCTCATTGTTATCTATTCACTGATCTCGACGTGCCTGCGGCAGAAGATGTCCAGGCACTCAAAACCCTTGTGGAAGAtggggaggatgaagatgaggtaCTGATACCTTCGGATGAGCCTGTCAGCATGTCGAATGTGCTATTCTGCGCGAATCAAATCTTCACAACAAAGGCTGCGAACTTCGGCAGTCGTCGTTTGTTTATAGTAACTGACAACGACAATCCCCACGCATCTGACAAACAGGTCAAGTCCGCTGCAGCGGTACGAGCCAAGGATCTGTACGACCTTGGGATCCTGATAGATCTATTCCCTATCTCTCGTGGAGACGAGAAATTCGACCTCCACAAGTTTTATGAT GATGTTATCTATCGTGACCCTCTTGGAGAGGCGAACATGACAGAAGTCCGAACATCGAAATCTGGAGACGGACTGACCTTGCTCAACTCGCTCATCTCAAATGTCAATTCCAAACAAACTGCAAAGAGAGCCCTGTTCTCAAATTTGCCATTCGAGATTGCTCCTGGGCTACGCATCTCAGTGAAGGGGTACAATATTGTTCATCGTCAGACACCAGCACGCACTTGCTACATTTGGTTGGACGGTGAAAAGCCGCAAATTGCTACAAGTGAAACTACGCGAATTGCGGAGGATAGCGCCAGGACAGTTGAAAAAGCGGAGATAAAGAAGGCGTACAAGTTTGGCGGCGAGTACGTCTACTTCTCCCCTGACGAACAGAAGTCACTGAAGGATTTCGGATCACCCATCATTCGTATCATCGGCTTCAAACCGCGCAGTTTGCTTCCCGTATGGGCAAGCACTAAGAAGTCCACATTCATCTTCCCCAGCGAAGAAGATTATGTTGGTTCGACCAGAGTTTTCACAGCACTCTGGCAGaaacttctcaaggatgacagAATGGGTGTCGCCTGGTGTATCACTCGTGCTAATGCGCAGCCAATGTTGGCCGCCATCATACCGTCTAGAGAGCGGTCTGATGATAGCTCGGGAACGCCGTATCTCCCTGCTGGGCTTTGGATCTACCCTCTACCCTTCCAAGACGACCTGAGAAATATCAACCCACCAAATGAAGTGCTGCGAAGTTCTGGAGAGCTTACGACGCAGATGCGGACTATCATCCAGCAACTCCAACTGCCAAAGGCTATGTACGATCCATTTAAATACCCCAACCCCGCGTTACAGTGGCACTACAGAATTCTTCAGGCTCTTgctttggaggaagaggtaCCCGAGAAGGCAGACGATGCAACGGAGCCAAAATACAAAGCGATCAGTAAACGAGCAGGCGGCTACTTGGAAGAATGGTCTGAATCTCTCGAAGAAGAGTCTGGTAAAGTTGCAAACAAGAGATCGACAAAGCGTGAGACggacgatgaagacatggAGAGACCAGTGAAGAAATCGAGAGGCTCGTCAGAGAAGGCAACTGGTTCTTCATTCAGTATGGCTCAATTGAAAGCCGCGATCGAAGGTGGGACTATTCAAAAAATGACTGTCGTTCAGCTCAAAGATATACTAGCTACTAAGGGTTTGAGTACTGCCGGACGAAAGGTTGAATTGATCGAGAGAATCGAGGAATGGATAGAGGAAAGCTCATGA